From the Microplitis mediator isolate UGA2020A chromosome 6, iyMicMedi2.1, whole genome shotgun sequence genome, one window contains:
- the LOC130669670 gene encoding uncharacterized protein LOC130669670, with the protein MIVLIAIVVISQSFGIQGAMNIVFEDMTCPFYSEEYFEEPDTFINDQNALVVNVSILKPVPIESQGCFKLTGASMGEYVVDTGFNVQLDLCDAIEEPIIMGRLFQAFGFSVDDCPPGIGVYGSEGYIMPTDTFPDEFPPNKYLVELSILLEEKPLLILHTFVSIQ; encoded by the exons ATGATAGTACTAATCGCTATAGTTGTTATTTCTCAATCGTTTGGCATACAg GGAGCCATGAATATAGTTTTCGAGGATATGACTTGTCCATTTTACAGTGAGGAATATTTCGAAGAACCTGACACTTTTATAAATGATCAAAATGCATTGGTCGTAAACGTTTCGATCCTTAAACCAGTTCCGATAGAATCTCaa gGATGTTTCAAACTAACGGGTGCATCAATGGGTGAATATGTTGTAGACACTGGATTTAATGTACAGCTGGACTTGTGTGATGCAATCGAGGAACCTATTATAATGGGTCGGCTTTTTCAAGCATTTGGATTCTCTGTAGACGATTGTCCACCTGGAATT GGTGTTTATGGAAGTGAAGGTTATATAATGCCAACAGATACATTTCCAGATGAATTCCCACCTAATAAATACTTGGTGGAACTAAGTATTTTATTGGAGGAGAAACCATTATTAATACTTCATACATTCGTCAGCATTCAATAA